A DNA window from Desulforamulus hydrothermalis Lam5 = DSM 18033 contains the following coding sequences:
- the mobB gene encoding molybdopterin-guanine dinucleotide biosynthesis protein B, with translation MTSCSLKPSQPPVVSLVGCSNSGKTTFLEKLVRLLKTRGYLVGTVKHHRGEFAFDIAGKDTWRHARAGADRVALATPTGFGLVRRLASELSLPEIINYMSGVDIVLLEGFKQGPQPKIELVRSEISQQPVCTPDELLAVVSDLPLQLGIPCFGLEDIAGVADMIEARFIKGAHEAVSRSLSRQQKKRYHRNIMLPGVGEQGQLKLLQSSALVVGAGGLGSPIAYYLAAAGIGRLGLADADTVDFSNLQRQILHTNLDVGRLKVASARDKLTAVNPDIRVEIYPERISQDNVAALVNRYDIVVDATDNLDSRYLLNRACLEAGKPFIYGGVLSLVGQVLTVLPGRGPCFRCIFRQPPAGKAVKSTAEVGILGAVAGIIGSIQATEAVKYLLNQGDLLVGRLLTLDALSMTFLEVAVQRDTACPDCGCLG, from the coding sequence TTGACATCCTGCAGCCTTAAACCTTCCCAGCCGCCTGTTGTTTCCCTGGTGGGCTGTTCCAACAGCGGCAAAACCACCTTTTTGGAAAAACTGGTCAGGCTGCTCAAAACCAGGGGCTACCTGGTGGGTACGGTTAAACACCACCGGGGGGAGTTTGCCTTTGATATAGCCGGCAAGGATACCTGGCGCCATGCCCGGGCCGGGGCCGACCGGGTGGCCCTGGCCACGCCGACGGGGTTTGGTTTGGTAAGACGGCTGGCTTCCGAACTGTCGCTGCCTGAGATAATAAATTATATGAGCGGCGTGGACATTGTCTTGCTGGAAGGATTTAAACAGGGCCCCCAGCCCAAGATTGAGCTGGTGCGCAGCGAAATCAGCCAACAGCCGGTTTGTACACCGGATGAATTGCTGGCGGTGGTCAGCGACCTGCCGCTGCAACTGGGTATTCCTTGTTTTGGCCTGGAAGATATTGCGGGTGTGGCAGACATGATTGAGGCAAGATTTATCAAAGGAGCCCATGAAGCAGTCAGCCGGTCACTGAGCCGGCAACAGAAAAAACGCTACCACCGCAACATTATGCTGCCCGGTGTGGGAGAACAGGGGCAACTGAAGCTGCTGCAATCCTCCGCCCTGGTGGTGGGGGCGGGCGGCCTGGGTTCGCCCATCGCCTATTACCTGGCGGCAGCCGGCATTGGCCGCCTGGGCCTGGCAGATGCGGACACGGTGGATTTTTCCAACCTGCAACGGCAGATTTTGCATACCAACCTGGATGTAGGCCGGTTAAAAGTGGCCTCAGCCCGGGATAAACTGACAGCCGTCAACCCGGATATCCGGGTGGAAATATACCCGGAGCGGATCAGCCAGGACAATGTGGCAGCACTGGTTAACCGGTACGACATCGTCGTGGATGCCACAGACAACCTGGACAGCCGCTATTTATTAAACCGCGCTTGCCTGGAGGCCGGTAAACCCTTTATTTACGGCGGCGTGCTTTCCCTGGTGGGTCAGGTGTTAACGGTATTGCCCGGCCGGGGGCCTTGCTTTCGCTGCATTTTCCGCCAACCACCCGCCGGCAAAGCGGTCAAATCCACTGCCGAGGTGGGGATATTAGGTGCGGTGGCCGGCATAATTGGTTCCATTCAAGCCACTGAAGCGGTTAAATACCTGCTTAATCAGGGTGATCTGCTGGTGGGTCGGTTACTGACCCTGGATGCCCTTTCCATGACCTTTTTAGAGGTGGCGGTACAGCGGGATACCGCTTGTCCTGACTGTGGCTGCTTGGGTTAA